The Dreissena polymorpha isolate Duluth1 chromosome 2, UMN_Dpol_1.0, whole genome shotgun sequence nucleotide sequence ttgtaacatcacacactactatgttcgtatgctaaacaacacattatcattgaaatactaatcactaattacaacaactaatacatacatgtacacactattccactctgaacaccacaATGTTGTCCCGAtattgtcccacaatgatggatgatgtggtgctgctgtagcagactgactgtGGCCAGCTCACTCCATCCTTCTGTgtagccagcgtagccagcttactctctccctcccagcccacctgtagtataGTGTAGGGCCcccatccacagaccagcacctggcctgcaggggtcacatgtagaccacatGGGCTacgtagtgctgggtctgtgaatgtagccaggagtgtgccatccctggccagggtgagaagcttgttctGCTCAGGgttggtgatgtacagcctgtctcctgtgggactcacagcacacttgtatactgcaaaacagagtaacatcaagatattgaattactgtcaatgttaaataatcttattaaacatactgcagtgatattgtattacatatGTGTTGGTTGTTATAAATAGACAATAAACATATGttaacatatgcatacatttgaattatttaatagTTATGTATGGCAATAAATTTCAGTGTTATTGTGTAAAAGTGATATGTCTAAATGCGACTGGTGAGGTAGAAATGAAGTGATATATACAATTGCaaagatggaaacaattacacagatgaaAATCATTACACAGTTCAATCGTCATGTGCATATGAATGTTACTATATGCAGCAATAATAGATTTCCAACCCTTGTACACATGTGATAACAATGTACTGACATACATAAAACTTACACAAGCAGACATACTTCATACATGTGCTGTGTTAAGACTTTAGTTACGTATGCAAAGTGTTTATAACAAGAACAATAATTTttcaaacgaacaaaatattgaggcTTTTTTATCAACAAGAGCAAGatgttaaaatgaataataataattacatacatacaatgtaCATTTGAAAACTTCTTAATATCCGTCTTCAGCAATTTAAAGTGTATCCATTTTATAtgatcataatttatttttatttacaaaacatattgcATATGAACAGTAATTTGACAACCACAAAACTGAATGATAGGTCAGAAAGTGTGTCTTtgccaggaactcagtttctatttatagacatgtcatgtagtgacagtcaaaatactgcATTACTcatatatataaatcaataacagAGAACAACTTTCCTGCTGTTATAATAATTCATTGacacaaacacattttacaaatatgaagtttcacaaTAATTTGTAATACATATTCCTGATGATATCAGGATGAaaccaccatgattcttacctgtatcaGAAGCTGATGTATCTTCATACAGTCTGCAGACCAGTGTCCCACTCAGTGAGTACTTGTACAGGGCAGTTTTAGAGCAGATGAACAAGTCTCCCTTGTGGTGGACAATAGCATAACAGTCTTGTTGTAACTGAAGCCTCCTGCCAGGAACTAGCTTGCTCTGGgtgacagtgataaactggaccccatGATCACCCAAAGCCACTGCAGCCTCACTGGGTGTGATGAGACACATGTCCCATGCCCTGGCATTCACaccccagtgactcaccacctggtactgctggttcagcagcttgactttGTAATTCAACCAGTCTGCAACCAAGACTTGCCCATCTGGGAGAGCACATACCGCAATGATCAAGCATGTATTTGAATCCCTAAATATTCTCACTTTGTACTTAGACACCCCTTTCACAGAGAACAACTCGTCTGAAAAGTTCTCATTCATATATATTTCACACTGTTGTATTTTGTCCAGACATTTGTAATGGGCTATTAAGGAGAGTTCTGGTTGATACTTCACTTTCTGCATGGCTTCATGGAGTGGTAACAATTCACCATGATGTCTGATGCAGGTTTTGATCACACTGATGAGAGGAGCTTGTTTAAGTTTCAGCTTTTCTTTCTGTTCTTTAATAGAGCAATTTTCAAATtctgttaataataaatttactttctGACGAATTTCATCTAATGTATATTCCATGGTTTCAAATGTTTCATTCATGGAGGTGTCGTCACATTGGACTAAGAAAGATTGTATATTAAGTCGCATTGTCTTCACCTTGTTTCGCTCAAATTCAGCATAGGAGCCCTGCATAGATCTCCTGTTGTCCTCCCTATAACTCTGGAGCTTCTTTAATCTTGAAAGAGTTTTAGAAACTCTGACTGACAATTTCTTTACATCTGATGACTGCCTTTTGACTTCAGAGAAAACTTTAACCTGAGTGCACCGACTGAAAGGAAAAACAAGGacatcagtaaaactgatggatgctcccaaTGATGTTTTGTCGATATTTGGGTTGTGTGGACAAAAAGTGttaccttgagaaaatctattattagcctcgatgaccttgaccttgaccccagtaacctaaaacctcatcaaaaggttgaggtccatgcaaggtacctacatgccaaatatgtaagaaatcttaaaatattgaaggcgctatgagaaactgtaaaaaaatgtgactgaaaaatctatgattagcctcggtgaccttgacccaagtgacctcaacctcatgaaaaggtagaggtccatgccaggtacctacatgccaaatatgtaagagatcagtaaaatattgaaggcgctatgagaaactgtaacaaaagtgtgacggaaggaattaaggaaggaaggacaaactggcaactatatgctccccatatatatatatatatggggagcataacaACATTTATATAATGAAATCTTTATAACAATCAAGATAATTGGAATACATTATTAATGTACCACATGCTCATATCATAGGTATGGATACGTTACttaagatatacatgtacatacaaacacATTGCTATAGATATACTGGCATTCACATTTTTAAAGATCAAATCAATTACATTTCTTTATAAGTTAATTGGCTAAATATGCAAAGCTgctaaaactgttttttttagataaatagGACATtgtttatctcaattttaatgcacagagatttttgtgtgtgttccAATCCATATCCACATTATGCTTTGAATTTCTGAAGCTAAATTTATCTAGATACTTCTTGAAAAAATCTTTAGCTCATTTTAATCAAGCGCTGTGTTTGCGAAATACAACAGCCCCTATTGCACTTTGGAGCCAAACTGCAGCTATTTAAGAGAAAATTGTTAAGTTCAAGGCCAGTAACTTGGTATAAGATCAATTGACCAAaacaaaactcaaacttgatGTTGGAAGActcacacacaaaaaataatgaaTGTATCGGAAAATTTATGGAAAACAATACtggaaaagtgttattttaaagaaaattctgaAGTCCAAGGCCATTACTTTGCCAAAAAttaatggaccagaacaaaaacTCGAACTCGATTtgttagtcatgtaggtagacccaCACACCAaaaaaaagtcaatatatgaaaGTGTTTAGGAGAAAAATTCTGGAAAACTGTTATTCAAGAAAAAATTGAGAAAAGTGCAACTATGCCTGTATTAATGGACCAAAATGAAACATGATTTGAAATTCATGCAGATAAACTCACACACGACATAACAGGTGAATATCTTAGGTCTGTAACTttaccaaaaatcaatggacaggagcaaaacttgatctgtaagtcatgcaggtagacgcACAtaccaacaagggctgtttgtaaaaaaatgcatgccccccccaagtgggctgtcagttgtagtggcagccattgtgaataAGTAGAAACCATTATACTgcttcgggtcactgtgaccttgacctttgacctagtgacctgacaatcaaaaggggtcatctgccagtcatgatcaatgtacctatgaagtttcatgatcccaggcctaagcattcttgagttatcatacagaaaccattttactgttaagagtcactgtgaccttgacctttgacctagtgacctgaaaatcatttgtggtcatctgccagtcatgatcaatgtacctttgaagtttcatgatccttggcctaagtgttcttgagttatcatctggaaatcatttaactgtttggagtcactgtgacctttgacctagtgacctgaaaatcaatagcggtcatctgccagtcatgatcaatgtatctatgaagtttcatgatcctaggcctaagcgttcttgagttatcatctggaaaccattttactgtattgagtcactgtgaccttgacctttgacctagtgacctgaaaatcatttggggtcatctgccagtcatgattaatgtacctatgaagtttcatgatcctaggcataagagttcttgagttatcatcaggaaaccattttactgtttcgagtcactttgaccttaaactttgacctagtgacctgaaaatcaatagaggtcatctgccagtcatgatcaatgtacctatgaagtttcatgatcctaggcaaaaacgttcttgagttatcatccggaaaccatttggtggacggaccgaccgaaagACGGACTGACCcacagacagacatgtgcaaaacaatataccccctattctttgaaggggggcataaaaatcaagtaAATAATTCTGAAAGCATTTCGTAAAAACACAGGAAACGGAATAACatatggactgacagacagacggtcgGACTACTATTTGTCACCCTACCTAATCATGATCATGAACACCTACGTTTGATTTTTGCCACAAAATGCGTTCTCAATTTGTAGGACATTTACTTCATGGACAGGTCATTTTCAAATATCATGACCAATGATTAAGTTTCAATTGGGACAAGCTGTAATACAACAAACTTTTACCTTTGACATTTGAGTTAGGGAGTCAGGTCAGTGTTTTTGGGGGGTAAAATAAGGGTCTATTATTCCCAAtgtcaacaagagctgtgtttgtgaaggttacaatatactaaatacttttggtgttgaATGCTATACCCtcaaaacaaaatcttcatttatttgaagacacaattctctgtacgggcacttgccatgactttatttttgaatagttctgtgttcatgtggtagggaaaacatttttgtatactacaaattccctg carries:
- the LOC127869101 gene encoding uncharacterized protein LOC127869101 — protein: MATFPVSSGAEEHVVDKEYCCSICEEHNTEINATFYCKKCNKFFCGQCIHSHSKHGLWFNKQSPYGKDKIMKWPLSKKMENYLLTCDIHKDEQLTKFCKDHSRLCCYTCVVLDHSRCTQVKVFSEVKRQSSDVKKLSVRVSKTLSRLKKLQSYREDNRRSMQGSYAEFERNKVKTMRLNIQSFLVQCDDTSMNETFETMEYTLDEIRQKVNLLLTEFENCSIKEQKEKLKLKQAPLISVIKTCIRHHGELLPLHEAMQKVKYQPELSLIAHYKCLDKIQQCEIYMNENFSDELFSVKGVSKYKVRIFRDSNTCLIIAVCALPDGQVLVADWLNYKVKLLNQQYQVVSHWGVNARAWDMCLITPSEAAVALGDHGVQFITVTQSKLVPGRRLQLQQDCYAIVHHKGDLFICSKTALYKYSLSGTLVCRLYEDTSASDTVYKCAVSPTGDRLYITNPEQNKLLTLARDGTLLATFTDPALRSPCGLHVTPAGQVLVCGWGPYTILQVGWEGESKLATLATQKDGVSWPQSVCYSSTTSSIIVGQYRDNIVVFRVE